Proteins co-encoded in one Novosphingobium sp. PP1Y genomic window:
- a CDS encoding RNA polymerase sigma factor, which translates to MADEREKDARHKAAEPSEMVAAVRRALVESHRDLLKFLRRRLYSNDEAEEVLQRFILKALERSGDLRDVRTVRGWLGRVLATTLVDHQRAAATRRGREHGVDPVELANMAEALIEPDKEIDDAVCQCLYKLLPTLKAEYAAVIWRVDLLGEPRDRVAVSLGITLNNVTVRLHRARQALKQRLEQMCHTCVIHGFLDCQCSDAERMRQLREAP; encoded by the coding sequence ATGGCTGATGAACGGGAAAAAGACGCACGACACAAAGCAGCAGAGCCGTCGGAAATGGTCGCGGCGGTCAGAAGGGCGCTGGTGGAGAGTCACCGCGATCTCCTCAAATTCCTGCGCCGTCGCCTCTACAGTAATGACGAGGCTGAGGAAGTGTTGCAGCGCTTCATCCTGAAAGCGCTGGAACGCTCGGGCGATCTGCGCGATGTGCGCACGGTTCGCGGCTGGCTCGGACGGGTGCTTGCGACGACGCTTGTCGACCATCAGCGCGCAGCGGCAACGCGCCGGGGGCGCGAGCATGGCGTGGATCCCGTTGAACTCGCCAATATGGCCGAAGCGCTGATCGAACCCGACAAGGAGATCGACGACGCGGTCTGTCAATGCCTCTATAAGCTGCTGCCGACACTCAAGGCGGAATATGCCGCTGTCATCTGGCGTGTCGATTTGCTCGGTGAGCCCCGGGACAGGGTTGCCGTTAGTCTCGGGATCACGCTCAACAATGTCACGGTCCGGCTACATCGCGCGCGCCAGGCGCTCAAACAGCGGCTCGAACAGATGTGCCACACCTGTGTCATTCACGGGTTCCTGGATTGCCAGTGCAGCGATGCCGAACGAATGCGCCAGCTGCGCGAAGCTCCCTGA